The DNA window TTCGACTCCTTTAATGCTCATTCTGAAGAGCCTTTCTTTGGTATGAGTCTTCCTTATAGTATAAAGCAACAAAGAAGTTgtgaataattaaattagttataatcacaaattttgtgaataattaaattaaattgctATAGCAAATTAGGAGAAGATGAAATAGTTTTTACTGTCTACGCCTCTTATAATTTGTCATCATTTGACctgacacgaattttaaaaaaatttaatagaaagttagttgaaaaagttagtgtagTGTGAGTCCTACTATAATATAgtgttataataaaatgtgagtgagaatgagttactGGAACGTGAGGTCtattacaaaaaatggtaaaagtgaaatgtgataaatttttagggatagccgaaaatagaaataagtgataaattttcaaggacggaagagtaacattttattttgattataaatGTACGTGTTTGATTACTATTAAAgattaacataattaaaattactGAATTCTGTAATCACTTGCATGTGTCGTTTTTATAAATGCACACATAGTGTTGAGTGAAcataaatgcatttttattttcaaatgcaAAATACAATGATACTTTAATTGACAAATATTACAAATATATTTAGGTATGATGATTTCAAAACAATTTGATACTACACTTTTTAGATGAACTGATTGCATTACATTAGCATTAACATTACATTATTTTTACTTGTGTGATTGTCTATATTACAGACATTTAACACCCCTCGtaagaaaaagagaaatgaaaataaaaatcatgGACATTCAAGCTTATTGGACATTCCAGCATAAAAAGAATCAGATATTATTTCATAGAAAGGGAATATAATATATCAATCATGTTGAGGAAACAAAGTACACCCTTCGTCCttaaaaatttatcacttatttttacttttattggtccttaaaaatttatcaccttcattttaccatttttgacagtgaaccccacattccactaactcattttcacttacattttattataaaactaatatataaaaattaaatccaCTTACTACTAACTTCTTCAACCCATTTTGTATTAccttttataaaatttatgtaAACGGTGAAAAATTATTATGATCGAAAAGAGTACTACTCAAACACATAAATACAATGGAAACTTAAATATAGTAGCTCATATAGGTCGGCGAATGCTGAAAACTTAAATATAGTAGcttagggcatcattaaccccgtccCAATTTCcagccccaagtcccctccacgtcatcattcctctacagttgcggcccaggccccaactgctgtaaccctgcaggttgcggcctgggccgcaactaataaatgacactattcacaactccaacctatttaactcgtaaaataaaaaacgctggaaatttataacacgaaaaatttaatttcatcgaatactgcaaaattacaacatagaaattttaaaactgaaaataaaatacataaaaacataacgtcaattcTGGAAAACATTGGTGCGAGTCCtaatttcttcgattagatcggcttggaggcgagtgtgttgttcctcttggcgcatcgcagctgaacgggccatgacattgcggatgtcgtgaggaaggccctgcacgggcggctcggtgacaacgtagttgctcccggtgctggcgagcggatcgtcgctccacaaagtgacgttatcttgctcgtcctcaacgatcatgttatgcattatgatacatgcatacattgtgTCGGCGATGTTtgaccgctgccaaccacgggccgctcccttcacgatagcccaccgcgcttggaggactccgaatgcacgctcgacatctttccgagccgcctcttgcctttgggcaaacattgccctccgatcggttgtcggagctgtgatagtcttcacgaacacgggccatcgagggtagatcccgtctgccagatagtaccacatactataccgacggtggttggccgtgaactctacgttcggtgctcgcccagcacacaagtcgttgaacaatggagactcgttcaacacattgaggtcgttgttggaccccgcgacaccaaagtaggtatgccagatccacaatctgcaatcggcaacggcctccaacacaatcgtgggatgtgtgcccttgtgcccgcaagtgtattgtcctctccaagtcgttggacaattcttccactgccagtgcatacagtcgatgcttccaagcatccccgggaagccgtgggcccgctcgtgcatgtcgaccaacttcctaacgtcgtcggtcgttggctttcgCAAGTACatatccttgaatgcttcgacgactgcccgacagaatctaGCGAGGGACTCCGGGCCAGtaggctcgcttacatggagatactcatcgaacatatctgatgtagttccgtaagcgagttgacgaatggcagacgtgcatttctgcaTCGTCGATATACTTTCCCGGCCCACAGCATCGGTAGTTTGGCAGAAATACGGGTCACGAGCTACAACTGCGTTGACAACGCGTAGGAACAACAgcctccgcatccggaaccggcgacggaacatctgatcactccatcgcggatctctagagaaataatccgtgaaaagccgcaaggcagcttgttcacggtctcggtgaatatacatccgggtacgtggtacccgggtttgttgttcgttccaagcttgaataacagcttggtagcgttcaacttcgttgttgatttcttcttggattgccggtagCGCCTCTGCTAACGACCGGGACATTTGATTTTCGAATATTCTTTGACATggaggcattttttcgaattctaggaagagatttgaagttaaatgtgtatgaaaatgaagtagtatttatagaaaaaattttcgaatttaaaaaaaaaaatattggttgcggcccggcccgaggagcgtgtaacgctgggccgggactctacagttgcggcccgtcaccgtgcaacgccgtcccaggccgggacgcgggacgcgcgacaggccgggaacgcggccccgggacggGCCTAGGCAGTGACTCTCCTCCGTGCAACGCTCGGGAAGGGCCTAGGCAGTGACTCTCCTCCGTGCAACGctcgggacgggccgggactcgcgagatgcggcccggccccttgcgttacagatgctcttaGGGCATCCACTATCGGCAGCCCCCAATCCGCCGTCGCCCATCCAATCTATAGTGCATGGACAGTCCGCTCCGAGGCGGATGCTATTTTTGGGGCGGAAGGCCCTCCAGCGATAAGGGTGTGAGGACGCGCCGGTCACGcctcgccgcgcctataggcgcgccggcagaattttttttaattattttcgaaaattgtaTTATAAAACCACACCACAACCCATTTTACACCATTTTCAAACACTCTCCATtaattcgttgtataattttaccgtttcTAATACAATgaatattcggtctcaattacctcattttctaattatttagattccgataattttaattataattgatttaaaataaatgaaaaaaataaaatgaaaagtggctaCAAATTTTTAGGCTATTGGATGTGTCCACCTTATAGGTGGAGATACTTTTTTTTGTGGGCGCCAACAAATAAACTGaagctgtggacaaaaaaaaggggtggggctattggaagtgtccgccttaCTGTGGATGCCTTATATAAGTAGGCGAATGCTGAAGGCAATATAAGTACAACTGCAGTGTAGATAGTCTAGACCTTTATTGTTCAACACAAACTGTATAAAAATACAACTCATAAAAGCCACACACACTAGCTAGACTACACAATAAAATCAGTTGGCAGCAAACTTGGTCTTGAGGGCCAAAGCGAATTCGTGAATCTTGTTGGGCTCTACCAACGCTTTGGCCACGTCTCCTATCTCCATACACCTCTGCACCCACTCAATCAATTTGGGGCAATGCTCTTCGATGCTGAAATTCCCCAGAGTCTCATAGGTGTGGAACCACGTCGAAAATGTGATCAACGCCACGTCAACGAATCCGAAGCTCTCGCCTCCGAAGAAGGGCTTGTCGCCGAGCTCTGCCTCCAACTGCCTCAGAATCCCAACGAAttccttcttccccgcttcttgcTCTTCCCCTTTTGTAGTCCACACCTTTTTCCCAACTTCATACATCTGCAAAAGTAGAATTTCAATCTCATGTTAGAgataaaaagataaagaaaatccATCATTGGGAAAACAAATGCATCTTAATACTACAGTGATGCAGCACAAATCGTGGCACTATAAAAATaacttaaattaataaataccgGAGGAAGTACTATATAAGAAATAGACCATTCACTCCTTAGATTGACAAGATTCAAAAAATTTTAACACGGTGCGATGCGTACCTTTTTATCGATGAAATCAGCCCAAAACCTAGCTTGGGCTCTCTGGTAAGGATCAGAAGGCAAGAGCGGGGAGTTGTGGTTCCAGACCTCGTCGATATACTCAACAATGATGAGTGATTCACAAACGGGCTTCCCGTTATGAATCAAAACCGGGATTTTCTTGTGAACCGGGTTGGATTGAACAAGAAGCTGCGATTTGTTGCTCAAGTCCTCCTCTCTGTATTCGTATTCCACTCCCTTCACCGCTAACGCCACTCTCACCCTCATTCCGAACATGCTAGGATAAAAATCCAGCAGAATCACCTTATCCGCGGCCATTTTTTCCTTTCTTGATTAGAAATTGAATAGTAATGCTCAAAACTAACACCAACTGATCACATATATACTGCAATGTtggtttctattttttattttaatatttaatgtaGTAGAGGAATACAAAAAGAGATATAAATGGAGATGTAGACATAATAGATCGAGAGGATTCCGGATTCGACGAGATGTATCGAAAAATTTAAGATAAGCGTCAGCAGTGACGACGATTGCATATGCTACTTCACtttcaattgttttttttttcttttttctatttaattttatcaCGTTGCGGGACCAAAGCTTAAAATTGTAAgccaagaaaaataataatgaataaaatttaatagatgaaaaacaaaaacaaaaaacaaattgGAAATTTTGGAGCCACATACATTTTGCCGATTATTTCTAGTAAAAGGCATCAGAGTATTAAATTGTAACGTCTGAAAATGTGCTTGCTGAGAACTTCCCAAATACTCCATTCTTTATTTTATGAGTGACACGTTTTTTAGACACAAAGTTCAAAAAAAATGATATTGTATCATTGTAGGTGGATAAAAATAAAGTTAAGAAGTGAGGAAAGAATAAACAAGAATATAAACTAAGAAaagataattataatatatttttaaaaaaatgaaataatttactTTAGATAAGATGTTAAAAAAACAATGCTTACGGTGGGGCAGCAGGTGTACTGATGAGATGCATCAATTTTCCTTACTGTTACTATAAATAATTTTGGATAGAGATGACTCGTAAGTTCTAGTTTATGAAATACCTCTAGTACTCTCTACATTCTCTGTTAGCTAACTGACTTTTTTtcactcgttttaaaaaaaatcatatataaTTCGTTTCACTAGATTACTTaaaatgtccatattttttaGTGATACGGAATTTTATGATGAGTTATTGGATAgagtaagtagagagaaaaaattagttgaatattataataagaaaaaatgaaagagatatttatttttaaatatagaaaatgaacattctctcttactttactttactctttttttcattttaactatttattatgattttctcTAAACGAATGCAGAAAAGAATTGACTCAACTTCGAAGGAACGAAGATAGTATAGTactaaataaaatttcatatcaaaaaataaatacttcaGACATTCTCAGACGAAAAATAGAGAGGAAAAATAGATATGGAATTTTATGATGAGTTATTGGATAgagtaagtagagagaaaaaattagttgaatattataataagaaaaaatgaaagagatatttatttttaaatatagaaaatggacattctctcttactttactttactcttttttcattttaactatttattatgattttctcTAAACGAATGCAGaaaagaagtgactcaactTCGAAGGAACGAAGATAGTATAgtactaaaaaaaatttcatatcaaaaaataaatacttcaGACATTCTCAGACGAAAAATAGAGAGGAAAAATAGAGAatgagaggaggaagaagagaatgaAGAAATTCCGGCCAACATTTTGAAGATCCATCTCTAGATCCTCATTCCACTCAACGAAAGCATGCTTCCTATGGTTTTTATTGCAAAATtcaccatgtgtttaggctaaactttcaatgttgctccaagttgtaatttAGGCTTGTATGAATGTTTCTACACCATTGAATCCGTATGTTTTGTCACTAACAATGTGCTTGATGTTTATACACTATGTTCTTGGCTAGTAATATAGCGTTGTTATTTCCTTTGCTATTGTGTCTTTAACATTGGCTGGGAgtgtttgattgttggtatgttattgaattagaattgttcaaaggataatttgatagtaGATTAAGTAGGAGTTTATAATAGATGAATACTTCTCCCGTGCTTCCACAAGAGTTTGTAAGCATTGAAAATTGGTTCATAGATGATATGTTCAGCTAATTGTGGACTATACATCGTGTACATGTTCAGTGTATGTAATTAaggttgatgttttaatccCTTCATATATTTCATTGTTAGAGGTGTAGAACTATGCAGGTCTATTgggcaacttggagtgacatattTTCCAGTTTGAAAAGTGTTTCAATAGTTAATctattactttactttctcaACAACTTTCAAAACCAAATATCAAATCTTTGTATGTTTTTATATGCTTTTAAGTGTAAACAATCTTTCACCTTCATGTGGATCGACACTTAAAATACTACTTACGACGTTGTAATATTGTAGATCGTAGTATTAGAGTTAATTGATTAAACTTGATATATTGTATGAACTGAATTTGATACTCTAAAATACGCATCTCTAAAATACGCATCACTACTATTTTATATAGGAAACGAACACCACCATAGTGGATAATgagacccacattattattagtgtttaatagtTGTAATACTGGAccatagtggtataagttgtactccatctgtcccattacaaatgaaacattttcctttttggattgtcccattaaaaatgaaacgtttcctaaaatagaaataactctatctctattttttcatctctcttactttactctctcttcgtTAACtcacaacactacataaaatctcgtgtcaattcccaaatgttgcatatttaatgggactgagggagtaaaTAAATTCATGTATATAAAGAAAGAGTTGGTGACAACTTTCCATAAATCAAAATGCCATATATGACTGACGAAAATGaaatgtgtatatatttttaactcTACTTCAAGTCTCTAACTTCAACAATATATTTttctaattgtgcattaattctcgtgtcatttcaaataCATACTCCTtacgtcccaataaatatgaaacatttgatttTTGGCATGATATTTTatgtagtagtgttttgtaagttaatgaagagagagtaaagtaagagagatgacaAAGTAGAGATGAAGTTATTTTactttaggaaacgtttcattttttatgggacgacaaaaaaagaaaaacgttgTATTTCTAATGGAACATagagagtatatttttatgagacggaggttGTACCATTTTCCGTTGCTAAGTCGTCGGTATTTTATTACCAACGGAATTTGCCCGTTGATAACTACTCAGACTATATTATGTTGCTAAtttgtttgtaatttattaccaacaacattttttcattattaattAGTCACAGACCATTCGGCGTTGCTAATCTGCTGgtaatttggagaaaatattcaGTGGTCAGAACATACCACTTGACAATATGATGTGGTATGTCCACTCAATGAATTTATGACAAGCAGAGAGCCATATATGgaaattaaaaaatgtgaatttaAACCTACTCATAATTCTAAGATATTCTATAATACtgaaaaattccaaaaaattgTTATCGTTAAATTAACTGTTTTtaacatttaattttttcttaataGCATGTAAGaaattcaagattttttttaaaattatgaaataatattaaatattattcaTAACATAATACTTATAATAATTAGTTATGGGCATCTCATGTATATACATAGTACACTTACATGgatattctaaaaaaattatactctatAACTAACAGAATATTCATATATTCATGGCAGTGGATTTAGTTTAATAAATATTGACTACGTAGATCTTATAATGAAGATACTAATCCTATTacacaatttttttcataaattattattttaactatGATGTTATAAAGAATATTTAATagtatttcataattaaaaaaatatcttgAATTTCTTAAATGCtgttaattatttaatagtagtattattataaCTATGATGTTATAAAGAATCTGTTATATACCCTAACAAATTTATGGAAATTTTCAACATTATagaatatttttgaattttaagtagatttaaatttaaatttgttaaTTTCCATATATGGCTCTCCACTTGCCATAAATTCATTGGTAGACATACCACATCATATTGTCAAGTGGTATGTCTTGACCACTGAATATTTTCTCGGTAATTTGTAACCAAGACATTTGTCCGTTGCTATTTACCAGTGAATATCAATCCACTATAATTCCAATGGTAATTTATTACCAACGGCATTTGTTTGTTGCTACTTACTAGTGAATATCACTCCGCTGCAATGTTGTTGGTAATTTATTACCAACGATATTTGTTAGTTGCTACTTACCAGTGGCCATCAATTCGTTGCTAAATACACTGCTAATTATGAGGCTTGATCGATGCATCAAAATCTGTCATAAATTTGCTACTAATTCTGCTTGTAAAATTACTAGTGGAC is part of the Salvia splendens isolate huo1 chromosome 6, SspV2, whole genome shotgun sequence genome and encodes:
- the LOC121807155 gene encoding glutathione S-transferase U19-like — its product is MAADKVILLDFYPSMFGMRVRVALAVKGVEYEYREEDLSNKSQLLVQSNPVHKKIPVLIHNGKPVCESLIIVEYIDEVWNHNSPLLPSDPYQRAQARFWADFIDKKMYEVGKKVWTTKGEEQEAGKKEFVGILRQLEAELGDKPFFGGESFGFVDVALITFSTWFHTYETLGNFSIEEHCPKLIEWVQRCMEIGDVAKALVEPNKIHEFALALKTKFAAN